CACGGCAAGGAGCGGATCGTGATGAACTGCTCCGGCAAGCACGCCGCGATGCTGCTGACCAGCACGCTCAACGGCTGGGACCTCGAGACCTACCGCTCGCCGGATCACCCGCTGCAGCAGGAGATCCGCACCGCGATCGAGGACGCGGCCGGCGAGAAGGTCTCGTACGTCGCGATCGACGGCTGCGGCGCGCCGATCTTCGCGCTCACGCTCTCCGGCCTGGCCCGCTCGTTCGGTCTGTTCGCGGCCGCGGCCACGGACAGCCAGGAGGGTCAGGTCGCCCAGGCGTTCCGTGCGTACCCCGAGTACGCCAGCGGGAGTACGCGCGACGAAGCCGAGCTGATGCGTGCGGTCAACGGCCTGTTCTGCAAGGCCGGCGCCGAGGGTGTGTACGCCGTCGGTCTCGCGGACGGCACCGGCATCGCGCTGAAGCTCGAGGACGGTACGCCGCGCGCCCGCAAGGTCGTGATGGCGGCGACCCTCCAGCGTCTCGGCCTCACGAACGAGACGATCGAGAACCACCTCCACTTCGACCTCACCGGCGGAGACAACGTGGTCGGCGCAGTCCGGCCGCACGCACCGACCTTCAGCTGACCAGCGGGTGGGTTGGTGTGACCTTGTGGGTGTGGAGTACGACGTCGAACCAGTCGGCGAGGCTGTCGCCGGTCAGGTAGGACGATGGGCCGGCCTCGGGGAAACCGCGGGTCTTGGCGGTTTGGTGTAGCCAGGCGCGGACCGCTGCGGGTTGCGGGTGTGTGCGGAGGTCGAGCAAGAAGTTGTCCAGGCCCGTCGCCGTCAGTTGGTGCTCGAACCAGTCGGCTGGTGCGGGCGGCATCGTGATCGGGCCGAGCGTCGTACCGTGGTCGAAGGTGCAGCCGATCGAGCGGTAGCGGTCGCCGTACCAAGCTCGGAGATACGAGCCGGCGCTGCGGAAGGCGACGGGTGGTTCGCTGACCTGCAGGCGCGGAGCGTTGGCGGTGTGCGCGCTGGCCGCCCAGTAGATCACCTTGTTGCGGGTGAAGCCGTGCCACCAGCGGACGTTCTCCGCGGCGCGGGCATCGCGGTACACCAGGTTCTGCTCCTCCGGCAGGCTGAATGCCGTGTAGAACGAGCGGATCTGGCGCGCGTGGTGCTCGGTGATCGCGTAGTCGCGGTCGTTCGGCCGGTGCGGCAGGTCGCGAACGAGCGAGTAGACAGCGCGGGCCTTGGCGACGTACGGCGCCTTGTCCTTGACCTCCTGCCAATACCACCGGACGTACGCGCCCATGTCGTCGGTGGTCGGGCGGATCGGGTCCAGGCTCCGGTGGAGTTCGGCCAGCCGGTGCGGTGCGCGGCGCGCGACGTACTCGGCGACGGCGTCGTACGAGAGTCGCCGGGTGGAGAAGTATTCCGAACCGGCGAACCGGACCTTGTCGCGGTGGATGGCGTTGTACGCGCGGAGGTATTCGAAGAGCTCGGCGTTCTCGTGCGTGCGGGCCTCGGTGCTCAATAGGCCCATCAGCTCGTGAAGATCGCCGCGGCCGGTAAGGACGTAGTCGTTCAGTTGGGTGCCGAGCGACCAGTCGTCCTCGAACGCGATCGCGCGGAAGCCGTGGTGCTCGACGAGATTGCGGACGACGCGGAGCTTGAGTTGAGTGATCTCGGCGGTCGCGTGCACGGCCTCACCGAGACCGACGATCTGTGCGTTGCCCGGGTTCAGGTCGGTGATCGGCTTGGCGTTCTGGGCGATCCAGCGGGTGATCGAGTTGTCCGTTGCGTAGGCGGTTGTGCTGCTAAGGCTGACTGCGGCGAGCGCCGAGCCGGCTAGCAGCGTCCTGCGAGAGATGGGTTCCATGCCATCCCACCCTGTCGTCCAGGCTCGGTCCGGGCATCCTCCAGCGGAGGGCTTCGGAGATACGCCGTACGTCGTACGCGCTCGGCCGTCCGCGTTCCTAAGGTGAAAGGTATGGACGAGGCGATCGTGATCGGGGCCGGGATCGGTGGGGTGGCGGCGGCTGCTGCGTTGGGGCGAAGCGGTTGGCGGGTTCGGCTGTTGGAGAGTGCGCCGGAGTTGGGAGAGGTCGGCGCGGGGCTTGTCGTGACTGTCAACGGGCAGCGGGCGGCCGAGGAGCTCGGGGCGGCGGAGCGGATCCGGCGGAGTGGGTACGACGTCCGCGCGGCCGGGACCCGGCGGTGGGACGGGAAATGGTTGCTCAAGGCACCTGATGGTGGTGACACCGGGATGATCGGGATCCACCGGCGACGGCTGCACCAGGCGCTGGTCGAGGCGCAGGACGCCGACCTGGTGACATGGGCCCGGGTCAGTGCGGTCGAACCGGGGGCGGTGGGTGGTGAGCGGGCCCGGGTGACGTGGGAGTCGGCGGACGGTACGCACAGTGCGCGGGCCGATCTGGTGGTCGGCGCGGACGGGATCCGCAGCGTCGCCCGCAGCTCACTCTTCTCGAACGTCTTGCGCTACAGCGGCTTCAGTTGCTGGCGTGCTGCGATACCGGACACCACGGTCGACGACCGGTTCGCGATGACGTGGGGGCCGAACGCCGAGTTCGGGGCGCTGCGGATCAGCGCCGACGAGGTCTATTGGTACGGGTACGTCGCGATGCCGAGCGGTCGTCCGATCGAGGACGAGGTACGGGCGGTCCGCGAGTACTTCGCCGCGTGGGCTCCCGACGTACGGGCGCTGACCGAGGCGACGGACGAGGTGATCCGGCACGACGTGTGGGTGCTGGACCGGCCGCTGCCGCGGTACACGATCGGGCGGACCGTGCTGATCGGGGATGCGGCGCATCCGATGCTGCCGACGCTCGGACAGGGCGCGAACTCGGCGCTCGAGGACGCGGTGACGCTCGGGCTGGTGATTCCGGCCGGTGGTGAGTTGGCGGCCGGGCTGCGGGAGTACGAGTCGCAGCGGTACCGACGTACGCAGAGGATCGTCAACAGGTCGGCGTGGATGGGGCGGACCGGGGCAGAGGTCGGTGCGCGTGGTCAGTGGTTGCGGAACGCCATGCTGCGGATCACCCCGCCGCGGGCCGCGCTCAGGAACGGTACGCGGATCTTCGACTGGACCCCGCCGGGGTCATTTGGCGCGCAGGCGGTCGACCGCGGGTGACAGGACGGGGAGCGGGGCGGTCGGCGCGGGCAGGTCGTAGCCGGCGTACAGGCGGGTGCGGATCGCTTCCAGGGGGAAGGTCTCGCGGTAGATCGCGAGTTTGACGGTCACGCCCTCCAAGGTTGCTCTGAGCAACATCTCCTCGACGGCCGGGTCGGCGGCGCCGCGGGCCGCGAACACGTCGCGGATCGCGTCCTCGACCAGTGCCAACCGACCGGACTTGGCCTGCTCGACGCGGGCGAACACGTCGTGGGTCGTCGGCTGCATCATCAGCGTGATCGCGAGCCGCTGGATCGGGAGCGTGGTCGCGGCCGCCATCAGGGCGCCGTCGATGATGCCGGCCAGACGTTCATCAGGCGTTCCCTGAATGGTCAGAATGCCCGCGATGCCGTCCAGCCAGCGGTCCAGGAGTTCCGCCGCCAGTTGCTCCTTGGTGGCGAAATAGTACGAGACCAGGCCGCGGGAGACGCCCGCGGCGGCGGTGATGTCGGAGATCGACGCTGCCTCGTAGCCCTTCGCGGCGAAGGTTTCCAGCGCCGCGGCCAGGATGCGTTCGCGGGAGCGTTCCCGCAGTTCCTGGTTGACGGTCGCCGAGCGCGGCACGGTTTTCCCTTCCGAACGGGTCCACGACGCCCGCCGGTCGAAGCCTGAAGCGCCGGGCAACCCCCCATCCTCGTGCCCGGCGCCTCGGGCTGACCCCCCGTGGTTAGGCCCCTCCCCAGGCGCCGCTTATAGACTGGACGTCCAGTCAACAAACGTCAAGGACCGTCCCGTTTTCTGGACACGCGCCGTGACGGGTAGAATGAAAGGGCTGCGCCCTGTGTCGAGTGGCACGTGAAACCGCCGTAGCCACCGCCAGATCCCTCTCATTGCTTGGAGCGCTTCCTCATGCCTGTCCGTAACGACCTGCGCAACGTCGCGATCGTGGCCCACGTCGACCACGGGAAGACCACCCTCGTCGACGCGATGCTGTGGCAGTCCGGTGCCTTCGGGGCCCATCAGCACGTGGATGAGCGGGCGATGGACTCCGGCGACCTGGAACGTGAGAAGGGCATCACGATCCTCGCCAAGAACACCGCCGTACGGCACAAGATGGCCAACGGCGAGCAGATGACGATCAACATCATCGACACCCCCGGTCACGCCGACTTCGGCGGCGAGGTCGAGCGCGGCCTGTCGATGGTGGACGCGATCGTGCTGCTGGTGGACGCCTCCGAGGGCCCGCTGCCGCAGACCCGGTTCGTGCTCCGCAAGGCGCTGGCCCGGCAGATGCCGGTGATCCTGGTGGTCAACAAGGTCGACCGTCCGGACGCCCGGATCTCCGAGGTCGTCGACGAGACCTACGAGCTGTTCCTCGACCTGCTCGACCACGACGCCGACCAGTCCGCCCTGGACTTCCCGGTCGTCTACGCCTCGGCCCGGGCCGGCCGCGCCTCGCTGAACCAGCCTGCCGACGGCGGTATGCCGGACTCCGAGGACCTCGAGCCGCTGTTCGAGACGATCCTGAAGAACGTGCCGGCCCCGGAGTACACCGAGGGCGCGCCGCTGCAGGCGCACGTCACCAACCTGGACGCCTCGCCGTTCCTCGGCCGGCTCGCGCTGGTCCGCGTGCACGAAGGCACCCTGAAGAAGGGCTCGCAGGTCGCCTGGTGCCGCCACGACGGCACGATCCAGAAGGTCAAGATCACCGAACTGCTGGTCACCGAGGCGCTCGAGCGCGTCCCCGGCGACTCGGCCGGCCCGGGTGACATCTGCGCGATCGCGGGCATTCCGGAGATCATGATCGGCGACACCCTGACCGATCCGGAAAACCCGAAGCCGCTGCCGCTGATCACCGTGGACGAGCCGGCCATCTCGATGACGATCGGCACCAACACGTCCCCGTTGGCCGGCCGGACCAAGGGCACCAAGGTGACCGCACGCCTGGTCAAGGACCGCCTCGACCGCGAGTTGGTCGGTAACGTCTCGCTGAAGGTGCTCCCGACCGAGCGTCCGGACGCTTGGGAGGTGCAGGGTCGTGGTGAGCTGGCGCTGGCCATCCTGGTCGAGCAGATGCGCCGCGAGGGCTACGAGCTGACCGTCGGCAAGCCGCAGGTGGTCACCCGCGAGATCAACGGCAAGCGGCACGAGCCGGTCGAGCGGCTGACGATCGACTGCCCGGAGGAGTACCTCGGCACGGTCACCCAGCTGCTCGCGGTCCGGAAGGGCCGGATGGAGCAGATGACCAACCACGGCACCGGCTGGGTCCGGATGGAGTTCCTGGTCCCGGCCCGCGGGCTGATCGGCTTCCGTACCGAGTTCCTCACCGACACCCGCGGTACCGGCATCGCGCACCACGTCTTCGAGGGGTACGAGCCGTGGTTCGGCGAGCTGCGCACGCGGCCTTCCGGTTCGCTCGTGTCCGACCGGACCGGTGCAGCCACGTCGTACGCGATGATCAACCTGCAGGAGCGCGGCACGATGTTCGTCGAGCCGACGACCGAGGTGTACGAGGGCATGATCGTCGGCGAGAACTCGCGCTCCGACGACATGGACGTCAACATCACCAAGGAAAAGAAGATGACCAACGTCCGCTCGAACGCGGACGAGTTCGAGAAGCTGGTGCCGGCCCGCAAGCTGTCGCTGGAGCAGTCGCTCGAGTTCTGCCGCGAGGACGAGTGCGTGGAGGTCACGCCCGACGCGATCCGGATGCGCAAGGTCGCCCTCACCCAGATCGAGCGCGCCAAGCTCGGCCGCAAGTCGAAGAGCTGATGGTCGACCGCGCGGTGGTAGACGGGCTCTTCCCGGCGGATCTCCCGGAGCCGGGGCACTGGGAAGAGCGGTATCCGGCGCGAGAGCTGCCGGAGGGGGCGAAGGTCACGCGGCTCGGCCCGTCGCCGACCGGGTTCATCCACATCGGCGGCATCTACGCCGGGATGATCGACCGCGACATCTCGTCGAACACCGGCGGGGTGTATCTGGTCCGCGTCGAGGACACCGACCAGTCGCGGGAGGTCGAGGGCGCGCTCGAGCAGTTCGCGCGCGCGTTCGAGTACTTCGGCATCAGCTCCGACGAGGACAAGGACCACGGTTCGTACGGGCCGTATCTGCAGTCCGAGCGCGAGCAGATCTACCTCACCTACGTGCGGCACCTGCTCCGGCAGGGCAAGGCGTACCTGTGCTTCGCGACGAAGGACGAGCTCGCCGACATCACCTCCCGCCAGCAGGCGTCGAAGGTCCCGACCGGGTACTACGGCAAGTGGGCGATCTGGCGCGACGCCGACCCGTCCACCGTCGAGGCCAAGCTCGCGGAGGGTACGCCGTACGTCGTGCGCTTCCGGACGCCTGACGACGCCGACGGGCAGCGGACCAGCTTCGTCGACGCGATCCGCGGCCGGCTCGAGCACGAGGCGAATCGCAACGACGCGGTCATCCTGAAGGCGTCGGACCAGTCGCCGCGGCTTCCGACGTACCACTTCGCGCACGCGGTCGACGACCACCTGATGCGGGTGAACCTGGTGATCCGCGGCGACGAGTGGATCTCCTCGGTGCCGCTGCACCAGCAGTTGTTCGCGGCGCTGGAGTTCGAGCCGATCACGTACGCGCACATCGCGCCCCTGATGAAGCAGATCCCGGGCGGGAAGCGCAAGCTGTCGAAGCGCAAGGATCCCGAGGCGGGCGTCGACTTCTACATCGGCGCGGGCTACCCGGCCGACGCGGTCCTGTACTACCTGCGCGGCCTGGCCAACGGCCGGCTCGCGGAGCTGCCGCTGGCCGAGGCGCTGACGACGCCGCTCGACCTGAGCCTGTGCGGGGTCGCCGGTCCGTTGGTCGACCTGGTGAAGCTGGAGGACATCAGCGCCGACCACATCGCGACGCTGAGCGGACAGCAGATCCTCGACGCGGTGCGTGTCTGGG
This Kribbella sp. NBC_00482 DNA region includes the following protein-coding sequences:
- the typA gene encoding translational GTPase TypA, which codes for MPVRNDLRNVAIVAHVDHGKTTLVDAMLWQSGAFGAHQHVDERAMDSGDLEREKGITILAKNTAVRHKMANGEQMTINIIDTPGHADFGGEVERGLSMVDAIVLLVDASEGPLPQTRFVLRKALARQMPVILVVNKVDRPDARISEVVDETYELFLDLLDHDADQSALDFPVVYASARAGRASLNQPADGGMPDSEDLEPLFETILKNVPAPEYTEGAPLQAHVTNLDASPFLGRLALVRVHEGTLKKGSQVAWCRHDGTIQKVKITELLVTEALERVPGDSAGPGDICAIAGIPEIMIGDTLTDPENPKPLPLITVDEPAISMTIGTNTSPLAGRTKGTKVTARLVKDRLDRELVGNVSLKVLPTERPDAWEVQGRGELALAILVEQMRREGYELTVGKPQVVTREINGKRHEPVERLTIDCPEEYLGTVTQLLAVRKGRMEQMTNHGTGWVRMEFLVPARGLIGFRTEFLTDTRGTGIAHHVFEGYEPWFGELRTRPSGSLVSDRTGAATSYAMINLQERGTMFVEPTTEVYEGMIVGENSRSDDMDVNITKEKKMTNVRSNADEFEKLVPARKLSLEQSLEFCREDECVEVTPDAIRMRKVALTQIERAKLGRKSKS
- a CDS encoding asparaginase, which encodes MTEPVILADVVRSDFVEGHHRGSVVVTNPDGSVDWSAGIVDQPMFPRSSNKPMQALGMLRNGLPLTGKLLALAGASHSGEQIHVDGVREILATAGLDETALQTPVAYPLDDETRDAWVKAGHGKERIVMNCSGKHAAMLLTSTLNGWDLETYRSPDHPLQQEIRTAIEDAAGEKVSYVAIDGCGAPIFALTLSGLARSFGLFAAAATDSQEGQVAQAFRAYPEYASGSTRDEAELMRAVNGLFCKAGAEGVYAVGLADGTGIALKLEDGTPRARKVVMAATLQRLGLTNETIENHLHFDLTGGDNVVGAVRPHAPTFS
- a CDS encoding TetR/AcrR family transcriptional regulator — its product is MPRSATVNQELRERSRERILAAALETFAAKGYEAASISDITAAAGVSRGLVSYYFATKEQLAAELLDRWLDGIAGILTIQGTPDERLAGIIDGALMAAATTLPIQRLAITLMMQPTTHDVFARVEQAKSGRLALVEDAIRDVFAARGAADPAVEEMLLRATLEGVTVKLAIYRETFPLEAIRTRLYAGYDLPAPTAPLPVLSPAVDRLRAK
- a CDS encoding glutamate--tRNA ligase; this translates as MVDRAVVDGLFPADLPEPGHWEERYPARELPEGAKVTRLGPSPTGFIHIGGIYAGMIDRDISSNTGGVYLVRVEDTDQSREVEGALEQFARAFEYFGISSDEDKDHGSYGPYLQSEREQIYLTYVRHLLRQGKAYLCFATKDELADITSRQQASKVPTGYYGKWAIWRDADPSTVEAKLAEGTPYVVRFRTPDDADGQRTSFVDAIRGRLEHEANRNDAVILKASDQSPRLPTYHFAHAVDDHLMRVNLVIRGDEWISSVPLHQQLFAALEFEPITYAHIAPLMKQIPGGKRKLSKRKDPEAGVDFYIGAGYPADAVLYYLRGLANGRLAELPLAEALTTPLDLSLCGVAGPLVDLVKLEDISADHIATLSGQQILDAVRVWAVEYDADLVPVLDNEKDLALRALAVERDGVENPRKDLRKWSDFRPAYGFFFTELFVPVDGPGDERLAPLGVAADVVTAFAADLVANYEHLDDPQEWFDQIRTLAGKHRFAPNAKEYKKDPDAYVGSIREASQLVRVAITGATRSPDLHATAQALGAPEVLRRLRALTS
- a CDS encoding FAD-dependent monooxygenase, giving the protein MDEAIVIGAGIGGVAAAAALGRSGWRVRLLESAPELGEVGAGLVVTVNGQRAAEELGAAERIRRSGYDVRAAGTRRWDGKWLLKAPDGGDTGMIGIHRRRLHQALVEAQDADLVTWARVSAVEPGAVGGERARVTWESADGTHSARADLVVGADGIRSVARSSLFSNVLRYSGFSCWRAAIPDTTVDDRFAMTWGPNAEFGALRISADEVYWYGYVAMPSGRPIEDEVRAVREYFAAWAPDVRALTEATDEVIRHDVWVLDRPLPRYTIGRTVLIGDAAHPMLPTLGQGANSALEDAVTLGLVIPAGGELAAGLREYESQRYRRTQRIVNRSAWMGRTGAEVGARGQWLRNAMLRITPPRAALRNGTRIFDWTPPGSFGAQAVDRG
- a CDS encoding erythromycin esterase family protein codes for the protein MEPISRRTLLAGSALAAVSLSSTTAYATDNSITRWIAQNAKPITDLNPGNAQIVGLGEAVHATAEITQLKLRVVRNLVEHHGFRAIAFEDDWSLGTQLNDYVLTGRGDLHELMGLLSTEARTHENAELFEYLRAYNAIHRDKVRFAGSEYFSTRRLSYDAVAEYVARRAPHRLAELHRSLDPIRPTTDDMGAYVRWYWQEVKDKAPYVAKARAVYSLVRDLPHRPNDRDYAITEHHARQIRSFYTAFSLPEEQNLVYRDARAAENVRWWHGFTRNKVIYWAASAHTANAPRLQVSEPPVAFRSAGSYLRAWYGDRYRSIGCTFDHGTTLGPITMPPAPADWFEHQLTATGLDNFLLDLRTHPQPAAVRAWLHQTAKTRGFPEAGPSSYLTGDSLADWFDVVLHTHKVTPTHPLVS